In the Acanthopagrus latus isolate v.2019 chromosome 23, fAcaLat1.1, whole genome shotgun sequence genome, one interval contains:
- the dctn5 gene encoding dynactin subunit 5 has translation MELSEILYNKAEYIETASGNKVSRQSVLCGSQNIVLNGKTIVMNDCIIRGDLANVRVGRHCVVKSRSVIRPPFKKFSKGVAFFPLHIGDHVFIEEDCVVNAAQIGSYVHIGKNCVIGRRCVLKDCCKILDNTVLPPETVVPPFTVFSGCPGLFSGELPECTQDLMIDVTKSYYQKFLPLSQI, from the exons ATGGAGTTGTCTGAAATACTGTACAACAAAGCGGAGTACATTGAGACG gcTTCTGGCAACAAAGTGAGCAGACAGTCAGTGCTGTGTGGGAGTCAAAACATCGTCCTCAATGGCAAA ACTATAGTCATGAATGACTGCATTATCAGAGGCGACCTGGCTAATGTCAGGGTGGGCAGACACTGTGTGGTGAAGAGCAGAAGCGTCATTAGACCACCTTTCAAAAAGTTCAGCAAAGG GGTGGCCTTCTTCCCGCTGCACATCGGAGATCATGTCTTCATCGAGGAGGACTGTGTGGTCAACGCAGCACAGATTGGTTCCTATGTCCACATCGGCAAGAACTGTGTCATA gGTCGTCGCTGTGTGCTGAAGGACTGTTGCAAGATCCTAGACAACACCGTGCTCCCCCCAGAGACCGTGGTGCCACCTTTTACTGTCTTCTCTGGATGCCCAG gtctgtTTTCAGGGGAGCTCCCAGAGTGCACGCAGGACCTGATGATCGATGTAACCAAGAGCTACTATCAGAAATTCCTGCCTCTCAGCCAGATCTGA
- the ndufab1b gene encoding NADH:ubiquinone oxidoreductase subunit AB1b, which translates to MAARVLQQCVRSLARPSLRLSSANLAVRAAAAPAAAIHRPLSFAVDSRRTRWLGQSRVPSVGVLCRQYGDLPPLTLESIKDRVMYVLKLYDKINPEKLATSSHFMKDLGLDSLDQVEIIMAMEDEFGFEIPDAEAEKLMSPEEIVQYIADKKDVYE; encoded by the exons ATGGCGGCTCGTGTCCTGCAGCAGTGCGTCCGCTCGCTCGCCCGGCCCTCGCTGAGGCTTTCCTCTGCCAACCTGGCAGTCAGAGCCGCTGCCGCCCCGGCTGCAGCCATCCACCGACCCCTCTCCTTCGCCGTAGACAGCCGGAGGACGCGGTGGCTCGGTCAGAGCCGG gTTCCCTCAGTGGGAGTGTTGTGCCGACAGTATGGTGACCTGCCCCCCCTCACCCTAGAGAGCATCAAAGACCGCGTTATGTATGTCCTCAAGCTCTACGACAAGATCAACCCTGAGAAG CTGGCAACATCCTCCCACTTCATGAAAGACCTCGGCCTGGACAGCTTGGACCAGGTGGAGATCATCATGGCCATGGAGGACGAGTTCG gCTTCGAGATCCCTGATGCAGAAGCTGAGAAGTTGATGAGTCCCGAGGAGATTGTACAGTATATTGCAGACAAGAAGGACGTTTATGAATAA